Proteins encoded by one window of Emticicia oligotrophica DSM 17448:
- a CDS encoding VTT domain-containing protein, with the protein MEFIHFILDFLKDPLTTLQWFLSEYDKLTYAILFLIIFVETGLIIMPLLPGDSLLFAVGLLASTTGQLDIAFVIPLMILAALLGDNVNYFVGKNFSNYIKSRDKILFLKREYITKTEEFYEKNGGKAVIIARFMPIIRTIAPFVAGAGSMKYMKYITFCVLGAVLWVTSITLMGYFLGSNEWVKHNFEKVVLGIVFVSVLPMIIGILKAQFAKK; encoded by the coding sequence ATGGAATTCATTCACTTTATTTTAGATTTTCTAAAAGACCCACTAACTACGCTCCAGTGGTTTTTATCTGAGTACGATAAGCTTACTTACGCCATATTGTTTCTGATTATTTTTGTAGAAACTGGGCTAATCATTATGCCACTTTTACCAGGCGACTCGCTTCTTTTTGCAGTAGGGTTGTTGGCTTCTACAACAGGTCAGTTAGACATTGCTTTTGTAATTCCGTTGATGATTTTAGCGGCTCTTTTGGGCGATAATGTGAATTATTTTGTTGGAAAAAACTTCAGTAATTATATCAAATCGCGTGATAAAATTTTATTCTTGAAACGTGAATACATAACAAAAACTGAAGAGTTTTACGAAAAAAATGGAGGTAAAGCTGTAATTATTGCTCGTTTTATGCCAATTATCCGTACAATTGCCCCATTTGTGGCTGGTGCAGGAAGTATGAAATACATGAAATACATTACTTTTTGTGTGTTGGGTGCGGTGCTTTGGGTAACAAGTATTACCCTTATGGGTTATTTTTTAGGCTCTAATGAATGGGTGAAACATAACTTCGAGAAAGTAGTTTTAGGAATCGTATTTGTTTCGGTTCTACCAATGATTATTGGAATCTTAAAGGCACAATTTGCTAAAAAATAA
- a CDS encoding shikimate dehydrogenase family protein, producing MNLYALIGYPLGHSFSKKYFTEKFANMGLSETHQYTLFEIPDIQEFPALIKSQPDLKGMNVTIPHKQAVMPFLDGLDASAEKVGAVNVIKFMADGKLIGYNSDYYGFKTSLEDFLAETNIPSIKALVLGNGGAGKAVVAALKDLEISYKTVSRTKSDENIGYDDIPEIIADYQLIINCSPVGTYPKSDQCPDIPYDALTENHYLYDLVYNPLETLFLQKGREKGAKTHNGLPMLHLQAEKAWEVWNS from the coding sequence ATGAATCTTTACGCATTAATCGGTTATCCGCTTGGGCACTCGTTTTCGAAGAAATATTTCACCGAAAAATTTGCCAATATGGGTCTTTCGGAAACACATCAATATACGCTTTTTGAAATTCCCGATATTCAAGAATTTCCTGCTTTGATTAAATCTCAGCCAGACTTGAAAGGTATGAACGTGACCATTCCGCACAAACAAGCTGTAATGCCATTTTTAGATGGTTTAGATGCTTCTGCCGAGAAAGTAGGTGCCGTAAATGTCATTAAGTTTATGGCAGATGGAAAGTTAATTGGCTATAATTCGGATTATTATGGTTTTAAAACTTCGCTTGAAGACTTCTTAGCTGAAACTAATATTCCGAGTATCAAAGCTTTGGTATTAGGTAATGGCGGAGCAGGAAAAGCAGTGGTTGCGGCATTAAAAGATTTAGAAATTAGCTATAAAACTGTTTCACGCACGAAATCAGACGAAAATATTGGTTATGATGATATCCCAGAAATTATTGCTGATTATCAGTTAATTATCAACTGTTCTCCTGTTGGTACTTACCCAAAATCAGATCAATGTCCTGATATTCCTTATGATGCATTAACTGAAAATCATTATTTATATGATTTAGTGTATAATCCGTTAGAAACATTATTTTTGCAAAAAGGCCGAGAGAAAGGTGCGAAAACCCACAATGGTCTTCCGATGCTTCATCTACAAGCTGAGAAAGCCTGGGAAGTATGGAATTCATAG
- a CDS encoding YjjG family noncanonical pyrimidine nucleotidase has translation MMKYKHLFFDLDHTLWDFERNSAECLADIYEVFNFKGLNISSLDAFQQEFSVVNKNYWSMLEQNLITHEELRRRRFQETLENLGAKDIEKTFGLEINEYFLGLLPKKAHLIEGAVEVLEYLLPKYELHIISNGWQDIQLNKMKSSEIHHYFGEVITNELAGTRKPDPRIFDYAIGKTQANLAESLMIGDNYEADILGAMNAKMDTVFYNPEELPTGQKPTFEIKKLIELKDFL, from the coding sequence ATGATGAAGTACAAGCACCTTTTCTTCGACCTCGATCATACGCTTTGGGATTTCGAACGCAATTCAGCTGAATGTCTAGCTGATATTTATGAAGTTTTCAATTTCAAAGGCCTCAATATTAGTAGTTTAGATGCTTTTCAGCAAGAATTTTCGGTAGTGAATAAAAACTATTGGAGTATGCTTGAGCAGAATCTTATTACGCACGAAGAACTTCGCCGTCGTCGTTTTCAAGAAACTTTAGAGAACCTAGGAGCAAAAGATATTGAGAAAACTTTTGGTTTGGAAATCAACGAATATTTCTTGGGTTTACTTCCAAAAAAAGCTCATTTGATAGAGGGAGCCGTTGAGGTGCTTGAATATCTTCTACCTAAATATGAATTGCATATCATTAGTAACGGTTGGCAGGATATTCAGCTAAATAAAATGAAAAGCTCTGAAATACATCATTATTTCGGCGAAGTAATTACAAATGAATTAGCTGGAACTCGAAAGCCCGACCCACGAATTTTTGATTATGCCATTGGTAAAACGCAAGCCAACCTTGCCGAAAGTCTGATGATTGGTGATAATTACGAAGCCGATATACTCGGAGCGATGAATGCTAAGATGGATACTGTTTTTTATAACCCAGAAGAGCTTCCAACTGGACAAAAACCAACTTTTGAGATAAAAAAACTTATAGAATTGAAAGATTTTTTGTAA
- a CDS encoding (2Fe-2S) ferredoxin domain-containing protein, whose amino-acid sequence MKFKKHVFICTNDKEAPKKCCGSERGMALVDTFKEELKERGLLTEIRAQKSGCLDTCAFGPSVVVYPEGVWYGNVQPSDVKEIVENHLINNQPVERLQLKFAPKEA is encoded by the coding sequence ATGAAATTCAAAAAGCACGTTTTTATTTGCACAAACGATAAAGAAGCTCCAAAAAAATGCTGTGGAAGCGAAAGAGGCATGGCCTTGGTTGATACTTTCAAAGAAGAATTAAAAGAGCGTGGTTTGCTAACTGAAATCAGAGCACAAAAGTCTGGATGTTTAGATACTTGTGCGTTTGGCCCATCGGTAGTAGTTTATCCAGAAGGTGTTTGGTATGGTAATGTACAACCATCAGATGTGAAAGAAATTGTAGAAAACCACTTAATAAACAACCAACCTGTTGAGCGTTTACAACTAAAATTTGCTCCAAAAGAAGCATAA
- a CDS encoding four helix bundle protein, translating into MKSTESIIEQKSFRFAVRIINFYNFLQENAKEYVLSKQVLRSGTSIGANVSEALSSESTTDFIHKLGIAAKEVRETSYWLRLLSETKFIDEKSFSSIHEECKELLKIINSIILTTKQKQENKRKKSE; encoded by the coding sequence ATGAAAAGTACCGAAAGTATTATTGAGCAGAAATCTTTTCGTTTTGCTGTGAGAATCATTAACTTTTATAATTTTTTGCAGGAAAATGCCAAAGAATATGTTCTTTCAAAGCAAGTATTAAGAAGCGGCACTTCAATAGGAGCAAATGTAAGTGAAGCACTTTCTTCAGAATCCACTACCGACTTTATACATAAATTAGGAATAGCAGCGAAAGAAGTAAGAGAGACATCTTATTGGCTTCGTTTGTTGAGCGAAACAAAATTCATAGATGAAAAGTCGTTTAGCTCAATTCATGAAGAATGTAAAGAACTATTAAAAATCATCAATAGTATTATTTTAACTACAAAACAAAAACAAGAGAACAAGAGAAAGAAATCAGAATAG
- a CDS encoding phosphosulfolactate synthase, protein MINNYSLNHVPKRTTKPRESGLTMVMDKGLSIREVEDMLDISAPHIDIVKLGWATSFVTPNLKDKVKVYQDAGIPVYFGGTLFEAFLVRDQFEDYLRVLDQYGLEHAEVSDGSIEISSEEKCKYINILSKRAKVLSEVGSKDAEKIFAPYKWIQMMQAELDAGAWKVIGEAREGGNVGLFRSSGEVRQGLVDEIIHAIPAEKIIWEAPQKSQQVYFVKLVGSNVNLGNIAPNEVIPLETIRIGLRGDTFAHFLPEKTKKRFKLGKYSSDRRITQDE, encoded by the coding sequence ATGATAAATAATTATAGCTTAAACCATGTTCCCAAACGCACGACTAAACCTCGTGAATCAGGCTTAACAATGGTGATGGATAAAGGACTTAGTATCCGTGAAGTTGAAGATATGTTAGATATTTCTGCTCCACACATTGATATTGTAAAGCTTGGCTGGGCCACTTCATTCGTAACACCAAATCTAAAAGATAAAGTAAAAGTGTATCAAGATGCGGGTATTCCGGTTTATTTCGGGGGAACGCTCTTTGAAGCTTTCTTGGTTCGTGACCAATTTGAAGATTATCTACGTGTGCTTGACCAATACGGGCTTGAGCATGCAGAGGTTTCTGATGGCTCGATTGAAATTTCGAGTGAAGAAAAATGTAAATACATCAATATTCTATCGAAACGTGCGAAGGTTCTTTCAGAGGTTGGTTCGAAAGATGCTGAAAAGATTTTTGCTCCCTACAAATGGATTCAAATGATGCAAGCTGAGCTAGATGCAGGTGCATGGAAAGTAATTGGTGAAGCTCGTGAAGGAGGTAATGTCGGTCTTTTCCGTAGTAGTGGTGAAGTACGTCAAGGCTTGGTTGATGAAATTATTCATGCCATTCCTGCCGAAAAAATCATTTGGGAGGCACCACAGAAATCTCAACAAGTATATTTCGTGAAATTGGTAGGTTCAAATGTTAACCTCGGAAATATTGCTCCAAATGAAGTAATTCCACTCGAAACTATCCGTATCGGACTTCGTGGTGATACTTTCGCTCACTTTTTACCAGAAAAAACAAAGAAACGTTTCAAACTCGGCAAATACAGCAGCGACCGCCGCATTACGCAAGACGAGTAA